The Hypanus sabinus isolate sHypSab1 chromosome 5, sHypSab1.hap1, whole genome shotgun sequence genome has a segment encoding these proteins:
- the slitrk6 gene encoding SLIT and NTRK-like protein 6, producing the protein MMTWHLLLSAALVVITFHEAAPSNASDKEVCERLCSCEERDSLLHINCQNKDITEISQVKPPQEYNYNLNLQDNFVSVIYHNDFIRFRNALSLHLGRNHLQNLEPGTFTGLSSLKRLHINGNNLEVLREGTFLGLDNLEFLQADNNFIQVIEPGAFSKLNRLKVLILNDNAIPFLPTNIFRFVPLTHLDLRGNHLNSLPYVGLLEHIGRIMELQLEDNQWKCDCDLLPLRSWMENMPPQSNIGDVVCVHPFRLKGKILTKITAMEICPAGSGPDFEEPINSIHLVVTPAGDNSVINIQSENRSVIKENKEDLYILQPDGEDDERIVTTRPAVFPKSPCLTMCHCSTQHNVGQIMKCQERNIKSLSDLSPSPPKPVKLYLTDNIIQSVTKPDLLGYGSLDLLHLGNNRITEIEDGAFANLTNLHKMYLNGNSIVRLRKEMFVGLGRLQYLYLEHNIIKEILPGTFSALLQLKVLYLNNNLLHSLPPHIFSGVPLLRLNLKNNHLMHLPVSNVIDQLEFLVQIDLEDNPWDCTCDLISLKQWMEKLHKNVTVSEIMCESPEKFAKKDLKMLNNELICPGLITILGPPTEANVIDLSTAASSTASSLLGSIMDTVPLSVLILSLLVVFILIVFSAAGMVVLVLHRRRRSKKKHQTTPVQDCSPLQVQYSVYGHKRTHHTEGRPDGNIYEQHTINAIGPMCRSRSYNMRDVELDNEIKDGNEPKMIYRSHMMREKERLLTNPNIKFSAIERGPEFMSLRDPTSMYRNIMEKERELQQIGITEYLKKNISPLQSDLDVRYPSRQEELKLMEAIIYSRPKKVVVEETKNEYFELKAKLQTEPDYLEVLEQQTALNQP; encoded by the coding sequence ATGATGACCTGGCATTTACTACTAAGTGCAGCTTTAGTTGTAATCACTTTCCATGAAGCAGCGCCTTCAAACGCCTCAGATAAGGAAGTATGTGAGCGGCTGTGCTCCTGTGAAGAAAGAGACAGTCTGCTGCACATTAATTGTCAGAACAAGGATATCACCGAAATATCTCAAGTCAAGCCACCACAGGAATATAACTACAATCTTAACCTACAAGATAACTTTGTGAGTGTAATATATCACAATGATTTCATCCGATTCAGGAATGCTTTATCACTGCATCTTGGCCGGAATCATTTGCAAAACCTGGAACCTGGGACTTTCACCGGACTTAGTTCCTTGAAACGCTTGCATATCAATGGCAACAATTTGGAAGTTCTGCGTGAGGGCACATTTCTAGGCTTGGACAATTTGGAATTCCTCCAGGCAGATAATAATTTCATCCAGGTTATTGAGCCTGGTGCATTCAGTAAGCTTAACCGGCTGAAAGTACTCATCCTGAATGACAATGCGATCCCCTTTCTCCCCACCAACATATTTCGCTTTGTACCCCTGACACACTTGGACCTTCGAGGAAATCACTTAAATTCACTTCCATATGTTGGTCTGCTGGAGCATATAGGGAGAATAATGGAGCTCCAATTGGAGGATAACCAGTGGAAATGTGATTGTGATTTATTGCCACTCAGATCCTGGATGGAAAACATGCCACCCCAGTCTAATATTGGTGATGTTGTCTGTGTGCACCCATTTAGACTGAAGGGTAAAATTTTAACTAAAATAACAGCCATGGAAATTTGCCCTGCAGGTTCTGGTCCTGACTTTGAAGAACCTATAAATTCAATTCATTTGGTGGTAACTCCAGCAGGTGACAACTCCGTCATCAACATCCAGAGTGAAAATAGATCAGTTATTAAAGAAAACAAAGAAGATCTGTATATTCTACAACCTGATGGAGAGGATGATGAGAGAATTGTGACAACAAGGCCTGCAGTCTTTCCAAAATCACCCTGTCTGACTATGTGTCATTGCAGCACACAACATAATGTGGGCCAGATAATGAAATGTCAAGAACGGAACATTAAAAGTTTGTCAGACCTTTCACCAAGTCCACCAAAGCCGGTCAAGCTTTACTTGACAGATAACATTATCCAGTCTGTTACAAAACCTGATCTACTTGGCTACGGCAGCCTGGATTTGCTACATTTAGGGAATAATCGAATAACAGAAATTGAAGATGGTGCTTTTGCAAACCTCACCAATCTTCACAAGATGTACTTAAATGGTAACAGCATTGTGAGATTAAGGAAAGAAATGTTCGTTGGTCTCGGACGTCTTCAATACCTGTATCTGGAGCACAATATAATCAAGGAGATATTACCAGGGACATTCAGTGCCCTACTGCAGCTCAAGGTCTTATATCTGAACAACAACCTTCTTCATAGTTTGCCTCCACATATATTTTCTGGTGTTCCACTCTTGCGGTTAAACCTTAAAAATAATCATTTGATGCATCTTCCTGTGAGCAATGTAATTGATCAGCTTGAATTCCTGGTTCAGATAGATTTAGAAGACAACCCTTGGGATTGCACTTGTGACTTGATTAGCTTGAAACAATGGATGGAAAAACTCCATAAGAATGTAACAGTCAGTGAGATTATGTGTGAATCCCctgaaaagtttgccaagaaagATTTGAAAATGTTAAACAATGAATTGATATGTCCTGGATTAATAACTATTCTGGGCCCACCAACAGAAGCTAATGTTATTGACTTATCCACTGCAGCTTCTAGTACTGCATCCAGCCTCCTgggctccatcatggacacggTCCCACTTTCTGTTTTGATCCTCAGCTTGTTAGTAGTTTTCATTTTGATTGTATTCAGTGCAGCTGGGATGGTGGTCCTTGTGCTTCACCGTCGGAGAAGGTCGAAGAAGAAACATCAAACGACTCCAGTACAGGACTGCAGTCCTTTGCAGGTCCaatacagtgtatatggacacaAGAGAACCCATCACACTGAAGGACGACCAGACGGAAATATATATGAGCAGCACACGATTAATGCAATAGGTCCAATGTGCAGAAGTCGTTCTTATAATATGAGGGATGTGGAACTGGACAATGAGATCAAAGATGGGAATGAGCCAAAAATGATTTACAGGAGTCACATGATGAGAGAAAAAGAACGTCTGCTCACAAATCCCAACATCAAGTTCAGTGCAATAGAGCGAGGCCCAGAATTTATGTCCCTCCGTGATCCTACTTCAATGTACAGAAATATAATGGAAAAAGAAAGGGAGCTTCAGCAAATTGGAATCACAGAATACCTGAAGAAAAATATCTCACCATTACAGTCAGATCTGGATGTTCGCTATCCATCTAGACAAGAAGAGCTAAAATTGATGGAAGCAATCATCTATTCAAGACCTAAAAAAGTTGTAGTTGAAGAGACAAAAAATGAATATTTTGAACTGAAGGCAAAACTACAAACTGAACCTGACTACTTAGAGGTTTTGGAACAACAGACGGCATTGAACCAACCATGA